In a genomic window of Variovorax paradoxus:
- a CDS encoding tripartite tricarboxylate transporter substrate binding protein, translating into MLKLLSIACAALAFAVPAAAQEAYPSRPIRIVVPYPAGGATDYVARTVGERLSKALGQPVVIDNKAGAAGAIGAAEVARAKADGYTLLMTITDSQINNTALYRTLAYDPRKDFAPITQIVRSPALISTHPGSGLRSLADLKAKAGSGGAKLSYASWGIGGLGHLAGESLNRSLGGGMVHVPQRGEGLVVTDLLSGTVDIGLSSVASAMQHVPGGKIVPLAVLGRQRSSTLPQVPTMHELGFDDPLYDSNVWIGLLAPAATPKPIVERLAKEVREVVGAPEVGQQFVARGFEIMNSTPEQFASAYRAELDVITRRMRELSIEAQ; encoded by the coding sequence ATGCTCAAGCTGCTTTCGATCGCCTGCGCCGCGCTGGCCTTCGCCGTTCCCGCCGCCGCCCAGGAGGCCTACCCGTCGCGGCCGATCCGCATCGTCGTGCCCTATCCGGCCGGCGGCGCCACCGACTACGTGGCGCGCACCGTCGGCGAACGCCTGTCGAAGGCGCTGGGCCAGCCGGTGGTGATCGACAACAAGGCGGGCGCGGCCGGTGCCATCGGCGCCGCCGAGGTGGCGCGCGCCAAGGCCGATGGCTACACGCTGCTGATGACGATCACCGACTCGCAGATCAACAACACCGCGCTCTACCGCACGCTGGCCTACGACCCGCGCAAGGACTTCGCGCCGATCACGCAGATCGTGCGCAGCCCGGCGCTGATCTCGACCCATCCAGGCTCGGGCCTGCGCAGCCTCGCCGACCTCAAGGCCAAGGCCGGCTCCGGCGGCGCCAAGCTCAGCTATGCCTCGTGGGGCATCGGCGGCCTCGGCCACCTGGCCGGCGAGAGCCTCAACCGAAGCCTGGGCGGCGGCATGGTGCACGTGCCGCAGCGCGGCGAGGGGCTGGTGGTCACCGACCTGCTGTCGGGCACGGTCGACATCGGCCTGTCGTCGGTGGCGAGCGCGATGCAGCATGTGCCGGGCGGCAAGATCGTGCCGCTGGCCGTGCTCGGGCGGCAGCGCTCGAGCACCTTGCCGCAGGTGCCGACGATGCACGAGCTGGGCTTCGACGATCCGCTGTACGACAGCAACGTCTGGATCGGCCTGCTGGCGCCCGCGGCCACGCCGAAGCCCATCGTGGAGCGGCTCGCGAAGGAGGTGCGCGAGGTGGTGGGCGCGCCCGAGGTCGGCCAGCAGTTCGTGGCCCGCGGCTTCGAGATCATGAACAGCACGCCCGAGCAGTTCGCGAGCGCCTACCGCGCCGAGTTGGACGTCATCACGCGGCGCATGCGCGAACTCAGCATCGAGGCGCAGTGA
- a CDS encoding aromatic ring-hydroxylating dioxygenase subunit alpha — protein sequence MFIRNCWYVVAWDHEIPAEGLFNRTVIGEPLLLYRTAQGEVVALEDRCCHRHAPLSKGRREGDCVRCGYHGLKFDARGTCVEVPGMATVPPRARVRSYPVAVRNRWVFVWMGEAERADTALLPDNFSCDHPEWRHIPGYLHYDTPYLLICDNLLDFSHLSYVHEKTLGGSTAIAQARPEIEKIERGLRVTRRVANVPPPAHWAGARPFAPDARFDRWFVYDFVLPGTLLMQSGGRPVEDAEGDMRHAVELHSCQTLTPETETSTHYFFQQAHRPSLGGEQLTRTLYDSLIVAFNEDRDMITAQARNIEHAPLLPMLPLAMDSALVQFRRLVAQALEDERRNEVPSQPERAASC from the coding sequence ATGTTCATCCGCAACTGCTGGTACGTGGTCGCCTGGGACCACGAGATTCCCGCCGAGGGCCTGTTCAACCGCACCGTCATCGGCGAGCCGCTGCTGCTGTACCGCACCGCGCAGGGCGAGGTGGTGGCGCTCGAAGACCGCTGCTGCCATCGCCATGCGCCGCTGTCCAAGGGCCGGCGCGAGGGCGACTGCGTGCGCTGCGGCTACCACGGGCTCAAGTTCGATGCGCGCGGCACCTGCGTCGAGGTGCCGGGCATGGCGACGGTGCCGCCGCGCGCGCGGGTGCGCAGCTATCCGGTGGCGGTGCGCAACCGCTGGGTGTTCGTGTGGATGGGCGAGGCCGAGCGCGCCGACACGGCGCTGCTGCCCGACAACTTCTCGTGCGACCACCCCGAGTGGCGCCACATCCCGGGCTACCTGCACTACGACACGCCCTACCTGCTGATCTGCGACAACCTGCTGGACTTCTCGCACCTGAGCTACGTGCACGAGAAGACGCTCGGCGGCTCGACCGCGATCGCGCAGGCGCGGCCCGAGATCGAGAAGATCGAGCGCGGCCTGCGCGTGACGCGCCGCGTGGCGAACGTGCCGCCGCCCGCGCACTGGGCCGGCGCGCGGCCCTTCGCGCCCGATGCGCGCTTCGACCGCTGGTTCGTCTACGACTTCGTGCTGCCGGGCACGCTGCTGATGCAGTCGGGCGGCCGGCCGGTGGAGGACGCCGAGGGCGACATGCGCCATGCCGTCGAGCTGCACAGCTGCCAGACCCTGACGCCCGAGACCGAGACCAGCACCCACTACTTCTTCCAGCAGGCGCACCGGCCCTCGCTGGGCGGCGAGCAGCTCACGCGCACGCTCTACGACAGCCTGATCGTGGCCTTCAACGAGGACCGCGACATGATCACCGCGCAGGCCCGCAACATCGAGCACGCGCCCCTGCTGCCGATGCTGCCGCTGGCCATGGATTCGGCACTGGTGCAGTTCCGCCGGCTGGTGGCGCAGGCGCTCGAGGACGAGCGGCGGAACGAGGTGCCCTCGCAGCCCGAGCGCGCCGCGAGCTGCTGA
- a CDS encoding helix-turn-helix transcriptional regulator, producing MQPTPPQSTWQVSDAALGRPSSAVLDLRTVSLLLDAPRDAAPARAMLHFLNALLPVEFISLVSHGDEAPAQIEGHAFHAATPNVTRDCFAQYRRHFYRFDDATRIARQMRVQTRESAAMTVLHMRSPDIPDAGWRQQIYEREHLSERLALLYMPAPRTAFSINLYRSEAMGRFAPQEIERVLAVSPLLRQVHRNLVGAGGVGPDMDTRIALARARIAALAGALSARELDVAARIACGLTADGIAADLDIAPSSVVTLRKRAYLKLGIHDRAALVRLAA from the coding sequence ATGCAGCCGACGCCGCCGCAATCCACCTGGCAGGTCTCCGATGCCGCCCTCGGCCGGCCGTCGTCGGCCGTGCTCGACCTGCGCACGGTCTCGCTGCTGCTCGATGCGCCGCGCGACGCGGCACCGGCGCGCGCGATGCTGCATTTCCTCAATGCGCTGCTGCCGGTGGAGTTCATCTCGCTGGTGTCGCACGGCGACGAGGCACCGGCGCAGATCGAAGGGCACGCGTTCCACGCGGCCACGCCCAACGTCACGCGCGACTGCTTCGCGCAGTACCGGCGCCACTTCTACCGTTTCGACGACGCCACGCGCATCGCGCGGCAGATGCGCGTGCAGACCCGCGAGTCGGCCGCGATGACGGTGCTGCACATGCGCTCGCCCGACATCCCCGATGCCGGCTGGCGCCAGCAGATCTACGAGCGCGAGCACCTCTCGGAGCGACTGGCGCTGCTCTACATGCCGGCGCCGCGCACCGCGTTCTCGATCAACCTCTACCGCAGCGAGGCCATGGGCCGCTTCGCGCCGCAGGAGATCGAGCGCGTGCTCGCGGTGTCGCCGCTGCTGCGGCAGGTGCACCGCAACCTGGTGGGCGCGGGCGGGGTCGGGCCCGACATGGACACCCGCATCGCGCTGGCCCGCGCGCGCATCGCGGCGCTGGCGGGCGCGCTGAGCGCGCGCGAGCTCGACGTGGCGGCGCGCATCGCCTGCGGGCTCACGGCCGACGGCATCGCGGCCGACCTCGATATCGCGCCCTCGAGCGTGGTCACGCTGCGCAAGCGCGCCTACCTCAAGCTCGGCATCCACGACCGCGCCGCGCTGGTGCGGCTCGCGGCCTGA
- a CDS encoding thioredoxin family protein, translating to MTSEYKTEQPDRSEIDALQGPAVVEFGTNWCGICKAAQPNIAEAFSQHAGLRHIKVEDGSGRPLGRSFGVKLWPTLVFMRDGREVAKLVRPTDSASIAEALAKIAQPA from the coding sequence ATGACCTCCGAGTACAAGACCGAACAGCCCGACCGCAGCGAGATCGACGCCCTGCAAGGCCCCGCGGTGGTCGAGTTCGGCACCAACTGGTGCGGCATCTGCAAGGCCGCGCAGCCGAACATCGCCGAGGCCTTCTCGCAGCATGCGGGCCTGCGCCACATCAAGGTCGAGGACGGCAGCGGGCGTCCGCTGGGCCGCTCGTTCGGCGTGAAGCTGTGGCCCACGCTGGTGTTCATGCGCGACGGCCGCGAGGTCGCAAAGCTGGTGCGGCCCACCGACAGCGCCTCGATCGCCGAGGCGCTCGCGAAGATCGCCCAGCCGGCCTGA
- a CDS encoding HAD family phosphatase — MSSFPFAAVLFDCDGVLVDSEPITNRVLAEMLGELGWPLTTDESMRIFTGKAVKDEADLIESKTGFRITPEWLHGFRERRNEALERDLTAIPNAPAAVRALFERLDGRIACASGADRFKVELQLEKVGILDCFAGRVFSGHEMPRSKPAPDVYLAAAAALGVDPKRCAVVEDTVTGAMAGVAAGATVFGYSTGESGHSGPAALRSVGAVQVFSDMAELPALLAAHRPIG, encoded by the coding sequence ATGTCTTCTTTTCCTTTCGCCGCGGTCCTTTTCGACTGCGACGGTGTCCTCGTCGACTCCGAACCCATCACCAACCGCGTGCTTGCCGAGATGCTCGGCGAACTGGGCTGGCCTCTCACCACCGACGAATCGATGCGCATCTTCACCGGCAAGGCGGTCAAGGACGAAGCCGATCTGATCGAGTCGAAGACGGGGTTTCGCATCACGCCCGAATGGCTCCACGGCTTTCGCGAGCGCCGCAACGAGGCGCTGGAGCGGGACCTGACGGCGATTCCGAATGCGCCCGCCGCGGTGCGCGCGCTGTTCGAGCGGCTCGACGGACGCATCGCCTGCGCCTCGGGGGCGGATCGCTTCAAGGTCGAGCTGCAGCTCGAGAAGGTCGGCATCCTCGACTGCTTCGCGGGACGGGTCTTCAGCGGGCACGAGATGCCGCGCTCGAAGCCGGCGCCCGACGTGTACCTCGCGGCGGCGGCGGCGCTGGGCGTGGATCCGAAGCGCTGCGCGGTGGTCGAGGACACGGTCACGGGCGCGATGGCGGGCGTGGCGGCGGGTGCGACGGTGTTCGGCTACAGCACGGGCGAGTCGGGCCACAGCGGGCCCGCGGCGCTGCGCAGCGTCGGCGCGGTGCAGGTGTTCAGCGACATGGCCGAACTGCCGGCCCTGCTCGCGGCGCACCGGCCCATCGGCTGA
- the thiC gene encoding phosphomethylpyrimidine synthase ThiC: MNAPDKFTSLLSLTREPFPASHKCVIPGSRPDLFVPVRDVKLTNGETVSLYDTSGPYTDPKVEIDVRRGLPDVRGAWVVERGDTESYEGRTHHALDDGAKNEDRDAQRLAELRAGASALQRTPRRAKSGANVTQMHYARRGIVTPEMEYVALRENGKREWMAEYLANEERAKRVAGNPMGASIPRIITPEFVRDEVARGRAIIPANINHPEVEPMAIGRNFKVKINANIGNSAVTSSIEEEVEKLVWAIRWGADNVMDLSTGKNIHTTRDWIVRNSPVPIGTVPIYQALEKVGGVAEDLTWEIYRDTLIEQAEQGVDYFTIHAGLRLPFIHLTADRMTGIVSRGGSIMAKWCIAHHKESFLYTHFEDICDIMKAYDVSFSLGDGLRPGSGADANDEAQFAELRTLGELTQIAWKHDVQTMIEGPGHVPMHMIQSNMDEQLKHCHEAPFYTLGPLTIDIAPGYDHIASAIGAAMIGWAGTAMLCYVTPKEHLGLPDRDDVKQGIIAYKIAAHAADVAKGHPGARSRDDALSKARFEFRWQDQFNLGLDPDTAREFHDETLPKDSSKVAHFCSMCGPKFCSMKITQEVREYAAAKGVAEALAVETGMEEKSKEFVAGGGEMYIPIRAV, encoded by the coding sequence ATGAATGCCCCCGACAAGTTCACCTCCCTGCTCTCGCTCACGCGCGAGCCCTTCCCCGCGTCGCACAAGTGCGTCATCCCCGGCAGCCGGCCCGACCTGTTCGTGCCGGTGCGCGACGTGAAGCTCACCAACGGCGAGACCGTGTCGCTCTACGACACCTCGGGCCCCTACACCGACCCGAAGGTCGAGATCGACGTGCGCCGCGGCCTGCCCGACGTGCGCGGTGCCTGGGTCGTGGAGCGCGGAGACACCGAGAGCTACGAGGGGCGCACGCACCATGCGCTCGATGACGGCGCGAAGAACGAGGACCGCGATGCCCAGCGCCTGGCCGAGCTGCGCGCCGGCGCCTCGGCGCTGCAGCGCACGCCGCGCCGCGCGAAGTCGGGCGCCAACGTCACGCAGATGCACTACGCGCGCCGCGGCATCGTCACGCCCGAGATGGAGTACGTGGCGCTGCGCGAGAACGGCAAGCGCGAGTGGATGGCCGAGTACCTCGCCAACGAGGAGCGCGCGAAGCGCGTGGCCGGCAACCCCATGGGCGCGAGCATCCCGCGCATCATCACGCCCGAGTTCGTGCGCGACGAGGTGGCGCGCGGCCGCGCGATCATCCCCGCCAACATCAACCACCCCGAGGTGGAGCCGATGGCGATCGGGCGCAACTTCAAGGTGAAGATCAACGCCAACATCGGCAACTCGGCCGTCACCTCGAGCATCGAGGAAGAGGTGGAGAAGCTGGTGTGGGCGATCCGCTGGGGCGCCGACAACGTGATGGACCTGTCGACCGGCAAGAACATCCACACCACGCGCGACTGGATCGTGCGCAACAGCCCGGTGCCCATCGGCACCGTGCCGATCTACCAGGCGCTCGAGAAGGTGGGCGGCGTGGCCGAGGACCTGACCTGGGAGATCTACCGCGACACGCTGATCGAGCAGGCCGAGCAGGGCGTCGACTACTTCACCATCCACGCCGGGCTGCGGCTGCCGTTCATCCACCTGACGGCCGACCGCATGACGGGCATCGTCTCGCGCGGCGGCTCGATCATGGCGAAGTGGTGTATCGCGCACCACAAGGAGAGCTTCCTCTACACGCACTTCGAGGACATTTGCGACATCATGAAGGCCTACGACGTGAGCTTCTCGCTCGGCGACGGCCTGCGCCCCGGCAGCGGCGCCGATGCCAACGACGAGGCGCAGTTCGCCGAGCTGCGCACCCTCGGCGAGCTCACGCAGATCGCCTGGAAGCACGACGTGCAAACCATGATCGAAGGCCCGGGCCACGTGCCGATGCACATGATCCAGTCGAACATGGACGAGCAGCTCAAGCACTGCCACGAGGCGCCGTTCTACACGCTGGGCCCGCTGACGATCGACATCGCGCCGGGCTACGACCACATCGCGAGCGCGATCGGCGCGGCGATGATCGGCTGGGCCGGCACGGCGATGCTGTGCTACGTGACGCCGAAGGAGCACCTGGGGCTGCCCGACCGCGACGACGTGAAGCAGGGGATCATTGCCTACAAGATCGCGGCGCATGCGGCGGACGTGGCGAAGGGGCACCCGGGGGCGCGCTCGCGCGACGATGCGCTGAGCAAGGCGCGCTTCGAGTTCCGCTGGCAGGACCAGTTCAACCTGGGGCTCGATCCGGATACGGCGCGCGAATTCCACGACGAGACGCTGCCGAAGGATTCGAGCAAGGTGGCGCACTTCTGTTCGATGTGCGGGCCGAAGTTCTGCTCGATGAAGATCACGCAGGAGGTGCGGGAGTACGCTGCGGCGAAGGGGGTGGCGGAGGCGCTGGCTGTGGAGACGGGGATGGAGGAGAAGTCGAAGGAGTTCGTGGCGGGTGGGGGGGAGATGTACATCCCTATTCGGGCGGTCTGA
- a CDS encoding helix-turn-helix transcriptional regulator, whose translation MYLSASEQQALRGVFTLLARDECGEREIRERLGHALLGLLRADQFASFVWDAERGGFGSRVAINMAPANLDTYAQWHQHHDPITFVLQSRRRATRVTEVMPQRELMRTPFFNDFLARDGLHWGLNLHTFDGERALGDLRIWRRKERGDFGARETLMLDLIEPAFAGALLRARQRAQAPCVAAQDSAASPWASLSAREQQVARAVREGLTDKDIARRMAVGVPTVRTYLRRIFDKLGIERRSALAGVLPRD comes from the coding sequence ATGTACCTGAGCGCTTCCGAACAGCAGGCCCTGCGCGGCGTGTTCACGCTGCTCGCGCGCGACGAGTGCGGCGAGCGCGAGATCCGCGAGCGCCTCGGCCATGCGCTGCTCGGCCTGCTGCGGGCCGACCAGTTCGCGTCCTTCGTCTGGGACGCCGAGCGCGGCGGCTTCGGCTCGCGCGTGGCGATCAACATGGCGCCGGCCAACCTCGACACCTATGCGCAGTGGCACCAGCACCACGACCCGATCACCTTCGTGCTGCAGTCGCGCCGCCGCGCCACGCGCGTGACCGAGGTGATGCCGCAGCGCGAACTGATGCGCACGCCCTTCTTCAACGACTTCCTCGCGCGCGACGGCCTGCACTGGGGTCTGAACCTTCACACCTTCGACGGCGAGCGCGCGCTCGGCGACCTGCGCATCTGGCGCCGCAAGGAGCGCGGCGACTTCGGCGCACGCGAGACGCTGATGCTCGACCTGATCGAGCCCGCGTTCGCGGGCGCGCTGCTGCGGGCGCGGCAGCGCGCGCAGGCGCCTTGCGTCGCGGCGCAGGACAGCGCCGCCTCGCCCTGGGCCAGCCTCAGCGCGCGCGAGCAGCAGGTGGCGCGCGCGGTGCGCGAAGGCCTCACCGACAAGGACATCGCGCGCCGCATGGCGGTGGGCGTGCCCACGGTGCGCACCTACCTGAGGCGCATCTTCGACAAGCTCGGCATCGAGCGCCGCTCAGCGCTCGCGGGCGTGCTGCCGCGCGATTGA
- the iaaH gene encoding indoleacetamide hydrolase, protein MTRSSFAPLRRPARLAASALAVLAMGAQAQQPAAPNIATLTASEAVRELCAGRLTSEQLVTAYVAQARAKANLNAFITLDEQGALAAARAADAARKPGAACKPLDGLPVAIKDNIQVRGLPASAGTPALKGFVPAADAPVVAKLRAAGAIVLGKTHMHELAFGVTGYNPAFPSGPEVGVRNAYDPRRIAGGSSSGNGAALGARMVSAALGTDTGGSVRIPCAFNGCASLRPSMGRYPQQGIAPISHTRDTAGPMALSVADLVLLDRAIAGGAAVRPADLKRVRLGVVPAFFANLDADTRAATDAALAKLRAAGVTLVELEMPKLGELNGAVGFPVALYEANDDMAAYLAKYDTGIDLKQLAAGIASPDVKGTFDGLVLPRKLPAANGTVDARPAYDNAMRVARPALQKLYRDTFTKHRLDALVFPTVPQVALLAAHEASSPENFGALIQNTDPGSNAGIPGLQLPSALGATSGLPIGLELDGPAGSDRRLLALGLAIEPLLGRLPAAK, encoded by the coding sequence ATGACCCGTTCTTCCTTCGCCCCCTTGCGCCGCCCGGCGCGTCTCGCCGCGTCCGCGCTGGCCGTGCTCGCCATGGGCGCCCAGGCCCAGCAGCCGGCCGCGCCCAACATCGCCACCCTGACCGCCAGCGAGGCGGTGCGCGAGCTCTGTGCCGGCCGGCTGACCAGCGAGCAGCTGGTCACGGCCTATGTCGCGCAGGCCAGGGCGAAGGCCAACCTCAACGCCTTCATCACGCTCGACGAGCAGGGCGCGCTCGCCGCCGCGCGCGCCGCCGATGCCGCGCGCAAGCCGGGCGCGGCCTGCAAGCCGCTCGATGGCCTGCCGGTGGCGATCAAGGACAACATCCAGGTGCGCGGCCTGCCCGCCAGCGCCGGCACGCCCGCGCTCAAGGGCTTCGTGCCGGCGGCCGACGCGCCGGTGGTCGCGAAGCTGCGCGCGGCCGGCGCCATCGTGCTGGGCAAGACCCACATGCACGAGCTGGCCTTCGGCGTCACCGGCTACAACCCGGCCTTTCCCTCGGGCCCCGAGGTCGGCGTGCGCAATGCCTACGACCCGCGCCGCATCGCGGGCGGGTCCTCGTCGGGCAATGGCGCGGCGCTCGGCGCGCGCATGGTGTCGGCCGCGCTGGGCACCGACACCGGCGGCTCGGTGCGCATTCCCTGTGCCTTCAACGGCTGCGCGTCGCTGCGGCCCTCGATGGGCCGCTATCCGCAGCAGGGCATCGCGCCGATCTCGCACACGCGCGACACCGCCGGGCCGATGGCGCTGTCGGTGGCCGACCTGGTGCTGCTCGACCGCGCGATCGCGGGCGGCGCGGCGGTGCGTCCGGCCGACCTCAAGCGCGTGCGGCTCGGCGTGGTGCCGGCCTTCTTCGCCAACCTCGATGCCGACACCCGCGCTGCTACCGATGCCGCGCTCGCCAAGCTGCGCGCGGCCGGCGTCACGCTGGTCGAGCTCGAGATGCCGAAGCTCGGCGAGCTCAACGGCGCGGTGGGCTTCCCGGTCGCGCTCTACGAGGCGAACGACGACATGGCGGCCTACCTCGCGAAGTACGACACGGGCATCGACCTGAAGCAGCTCGCCGCCGGCATCGCCAGCCCCGACGTCAAGGGCACCTTCGACGGCCTGGTGCTGCCGCGCAAGCTGCCGGCCGCGAACGGCACGGTCGATGCCAGGCCGGCCTACGACAACGCGATGCGCGTGGCGCGCCCGGCGCTGCAGAAGCTCTACCGCGACACTTTCACAAAGCACCGGCTCGACGCGCTGGTGTTCCCGACCGTGCCGCAGGTGGCGCTGCTGGCCGCGCACGAGGCCAGCAGCCCGGAGAACTTCGGCGCGCTGATCCAGAACACCGACCCCGGCAGCAACGCCGGCATCCCGGGCCTGCAGCTGCCCTCGGCGCTGGGCGCGACCAGCGGCCTGCCGATCGGGCTCGAGCTCGACGGCCCGGCGGGCAGCGACCGCCGCCTGCTGGCGCTGGGCCTGGCGATCGAGCCGCTGCTGGGACGGCTGCCGGCCGCGAAGTGA
- a CDS encoding metallophosphoesterase — translation MRRPGWRAFAALALAALGLWSVAIEPRWVAARTETLDSAAWGAQPRLRIAVASDWHITERSLWRVTDVERARRIVDAINAAQPDLVLLPGDFLAGHGGDEPLPIETMAAVLGRLKAPLGVYAVLGNHDWWHDGARITHALSAQGIVVLENDAVPLPGRALWVVGIGDHSTGHSRPDRALSRVPAGAPTLVLMHDPASLAGMPRLAAPAPLLTVAGHTHGGQVWVPGYGAPIVPGAAPRTWAYGWIENRGRRMYVTSGLGVSILPVRFNMRPEWVMFE, via the coding sequence ATGCGCCGCCCCGGATGGCGCGCCTTCGCGGCGCTCGCGCTGGCCGCGCTCGGCCTCTGGAGCGTCGCGATCGAGCCGCGCTGGGTCGCGGCGCGCACCGAGACGCTGGACAGCGCCGCCTGGGGCGCGCAGCCGCGGCTGCGCATCGCGGTCGCGAGCGACTGGCACATCACCGAACGCAGCCTCTGGCGCGTGACCGACGTGGAGCGCGCGCGCCGCATCGTCGACGCCATCAATGCCGCGCAGCCCGACCTGGTGCTGCTGCCCGGCGATTTCCTGGCCGGCCACGGCGGAGACGAGCCGCTGCCGATCGAGACCATGGCCGCGGTGCTCGGGCGGCTGAAGGCCCCGTTGGGCGTGTACGCGGTGCTCGGCAATCACGACTGGTGGCACGACGGCGCGCGCATCACGCACGCGCTGTCGGCGCAGGGCATCGTGGTGCTCGAGAACGATGCCGTGCCGCTGCCCGGGCGCGCGCTCTGGGTGGTGGGCATCGGCGACCACTCCACCGGTCATTCGCGGCCCGATCGCGCCTTGTCGCGCGTGCCGGCCGGCGCTCCCACGCTGGTGCTGATGCACGACCCCGCGAGCCTGGCCGGGATGCCGCGCCTCGCCGCGCCCGCGCCGCTGCTCACCGTGGCCGGCCACACCCATGGCGGCCAGGTCTGGGTGCCGGGCTACGGCGCGCCGATCGTGCCCGGCGCGGCGCCGCGCACCTGGGCCTATGGCTGGATCGAGAACCGCGGCCGGCGCATGTACGTGACCAGCGGCCTGGGCGTGAGCATCCTGCCGGTGCGCTTCAACATGCGGCCCGAGTGGGTGATGTTCGAGTAG
- a CDS encoding acyl-CoA dehydrogenase family protein, with product MLLSTDQEAIRDAVRDFAQAELWPHAPKWDREHSFPKEVHQGLAALGAYGICVPEEHGGAGLDYLTLALVLEEIAAGDGGTSTAISVTNCPVNAILMRYGNAQQKKQWLEPLAQGRMLGAFCLTEPQAGSDASSLRTTARKDADGYVIDGVKQFITSGKNGQVAIVIAVTDKAAGKRGMSAFIVPTDAPGYNVARLEDKLGQHSSDTAQINFDGCRIPAENLIGAEGEGYKIALGALEGGRIGIAAQSVGMARSAFDVAVAYAKDRQAFGGSIFDQQAVGFRLADCATQLEAARQLIWHAASLRDAGRPCLKEAAMAKLFASEMAERVCSAAIQTLGGYGYVNDFPLERIYRDVRVCQIYEGTSDIQKLLIQRAL from the coding sequence ATGCTGCTGAGCACCGACCAGGAAGCCATCCGCGACGCCGTGCGCGATTTCGCGCAGGCCGAACTCTGGCCCCACGCGCCGAAGTGGGATCGCGAGCACAGCTTTCCGAAGGAAGTGCACCAGGGCCTCGCGGCGCTCGGTGCCTACGGCATCTGCGTGCCCGAGGAGCACGGCGGCGCCGGTCTCGACTACCTCACGCTCGCGCTGGTGCTCGAGGAGATCGCGGCCGGCGACGGCGGCACCAGCACCGCGATCAGCGTGACCAACTGCCCCGTCAACGCGATCCTGATGCGCTACGGCAATGCGCAGCAGAAGAAGCAGTGGCTCGAGCCGCTCGCGCAGGGCCGGATGCTCGGCGCCTTCTGCCTGACCGAGCCGCAGGCCGGCAGCGATGCCTCGAGCCTGCGCACCACCGCGCGCAAGGACGCCGACGGCTATGTGATCGACGGCGTGAAGCAGTTCATCACCAGCGGCAAGAACGGCCAGGTCGCGATCGTGATCGCGGTCACCGACAAGGCCGCGGGCAAGCGCGGCATGAGCGCCTTCATCGTGCCGACCGACGCACCGGGCTACAACGTGGCGCGGCTCGAGGACAAGCTCGGCCAGCACAGCAGCGACACCGCGCAGATCAACTTCGACGGCTGCCGCATCCCGGCCGAGAACCTGATCGGCGCCGAGGGCGAGGGCTACAAGATCGCGCTCGGCGCGCTCGAGGGCGGTCGCATCGGCATCGCCGCGCAGAGCGTGGGCATGGCGCGCAGCGCCTTCGACGTGGCCGTGGCCTATGCCAAGGACCGCCAGGCCTTCGGCGGTTCCATCTTCGACCAGCAGGCCGTGGGCTTCCGGCTCGCCGATTGCGCGACGCAGCTCGAGGCCGCGCGCCAGCTGATCTGGCATGCCGCGAGCCTGCGCGACGCCGGCCGCCCCTGCCTCAAAGAGGCCGCGATGGCCAAGCTGTTCGCGAGCGAGATGGCCGAGCGCGTGTGCAGCGCGGCGATCCAGACCCTGGGCGGCTACGGCTACGTGAACGACTTCCCGCTCGAGCGCATCTACCGCGATGTGCGCGTGTGCCAGATCTACGAAGGCACCTCGGACATCCAGAAGCTGCTGATCCAGCGGGCACTGTGA